Part of the Ignavibacterium album JCM 16511 genome, TAACCTTTCTGGATTCTGCAAGAGTTGATAACAATGAACTGAATCAATATCTCAGCGAAAGTTCAAATAAAGAAAACGCTTTGGATTATGTTAATCTTAAAATTCTCACTCTAACTTCACTTCAGGAAACGGAAAATGTTTTGAAGCAATTAAAAGAAGGAAATACATTCGATGATGTTCTAAAACAATTCGGTAAAACAGATCCGCTCGTTGATGAAAATGGACAGACGGGCTTACAACCTGCCTTTGCTTTGGGAGATATCGGAACGATTGCAAGTAAATTAAATGTAAATCAACTCTACGGTCCGATAAAAAGAAACGACGGATATTCTTTATTGATTGTAACTGAAAAGAAAACTGTTACTGATTCATTGAAGATTGATAACAACACAACCAAAGAAAAACTCCGGAATTTTCTCTTTCAAAAGAAACTCAACGAGACTATTTCAAGAAAGACGATTCAGCTTGCTCAAAAGTATAATGCAAAAGTTTATGAAGATACTGCACTCAAAACAAAAACAACAGGTATTCAGATGTTCGTTCACCGATTGATGGGTTTTGGTGGAAGAATAGCTGGCATTCCTTTACTTGATAATTGGGCTGAGTGGATTGATACAAAGAAATTAAAAGAAGTTATGCTGCCATAAATTTATTTTCAGATATCTTAATGAGGCATTTATGAAGCGTTTAACAATAAAAGTTTTAGTACCCACTATTCTTATCTGCATAAAAATCAATGCACAGATTTTTATCAATCAAACAGGATATAAAAACGATTTACAAAAAATTTTTTATACAAATATTTCTGCAACAAATTTTGAGGTTGTTGAATCAGAAACAGGCAACACTTTTTATAATGGAAATCTTCAGTTAATCAGTTCGAATGATCCTGCAACAGGAATGGCCATCAGAAAAGGTGATTTTACTTCATTAAACAGGAATGGAAATTATTTTATAAGACTAAATTCAAGTGATACATCATATCATTTTACAATTGGTGAAAATGTAATCGAAGATCTTTATCTCAAATCTTTAAAGTCTTTTTACTTTCAAAGATGTGGAACGCAATTATTATATACACATGCTGGACAATATCAGAGAAATATCTGCCACACAGGTGATGCATTTTTTCATTCATCAACAGGACAAAGCGGCTTTAAATATTCACGAGGTGGCTGGCACGATGCAGGTGATTATGGCAAGTACATTGTCAACGCTGGCATAAGTGCTGCCACTTTACTGATGGCTTATGAATACTTTCCTTCCTATTTCAGTTATGATAATTTAAATATTCCGGAAAGTGGTAACGGAATTCCCGATATCCTTGATGAAGTGAAATATGAAGTTCAATGGTTTCTGACAATGCAGGATACAAGCGGTGCTGTATTCTTTAAATTAACAAAGGAACAGTTCGAACCATTTGTAATGCCTTCTCAGGATTCCGGAATGAGATATATTTATGAAAAATCTTCTGCTGCAACAGCTGACTTTATTGCTGTGTTAGCACGCTTTTACAGAGTTTACAAAAATTATGATTCAACATTTGCAAATACCTGTCTGACTTCAGCAATTAATGCTTGGAATTGGTTATCAAATCAGTTAACAATTGTTCCCGCTGGTGGATTCCATAATCCTCCGGGAACATATACAGGAGAATACGGAGATAATAATGATTCAGATGAGCGATTATGGGCAGCAGCAGAACTATTCGAAGCAACCGGCGATCAGAGTTTTAAAGAATATTATGAATTCAATTACAACGCTTCCGGCTTGTTTAATTCAACAATGAACTGGCAGAATGTAAAATCACTTGCTCACATAACTTATCTATATTCCAACCGGCAAAATTCCGATCCGATTATTAAAACTCAGTTAGCTGCTTCATTAGATTCATATTGTAATTCTCTTCTGACAAAAGTTAATGCAAACGGTTTCGGAGTAACATTAAATCCAGGTGATTATTATTGGGGTTCAAATTCACAAGTACTTAATAATGGGGTTTTGTTGCTTCTTTCTTACTCTAAAAACAATAACATAAATTTTCTGAATGCCGCTTTAGAGCAGTTAAATTATGTGACAGGTTCTAATGCACATAACTTATCTTTTATTACCGGTACAGGAAAGAAATCACCATTACATCCACATCATCGTCCCTCTGAAGCTGATGGAATTTCAGAACCAATACCGGGTTTGATTGTTGGCGGACCAAACCAATATCTGAATGATCCTGTTTTACAACAGCATTTCAATCAGAACACTCCACCAGCCTTATGTTATATTGATGATGTGGGAAGTTATGCTTCAAATGAAATTGCTATAAACTGGAACGCACCTCTTGTTTTTGTTTCAGGATATTTCAGCAATCTGTTAATAAATTCTGTTGAGGGTGAAAAACAATTTTCACCGCAGGGATTTTATCTTGAACAAAATTTCCCAAATCCATTTAATTCTGCGACAAGAATAAATTGGTACTCACAACAAAATGGTTGGCAAAAAATAAAACTTTATGATTCACTCGGAAGAGAATTACAAACAATAGCGGAAGGATTTTATAATGCCGGATTCCATTCACTATTATTCTCAATGGATAGTTCAATTCCGAGTGGTGTGTATTATTATCAGTTAAGGACTGACAATTCCGTACTCTCAAAGAAAATGATTTATCTTAAGTAAGCTCGAGAGGTTTTATTTATGAAAAAACTTTTATTGATAGCTTTAATTTTATTTCTGAAAAGTAATTTCTCTCAAAATTATTCTTCACCGGATAGTAATTTTCAATTGAGCTTCAGCACCAATGAAAAAGGTGAGTTTTATTATCAGCTCAAATACAAAGACAAATTTGTAGTAAAGAATAGCAGACTCGGTTTTGTAATGAATGATAATGGTGATTTTTTCAGTTCATTCGAAATTGAAAATGTGAAAGAAAATTATTTTAATGAAAAATGGTCAACAGTTTGGGGCGAAGTCGATTCAATATTAAACCAATATAATGAAGTTAAAGTCACACTAAAGCAAGTTTCATCAAACAGATTTTTAATCATCACTTTCAGAATTTTTAATGATGGGCTTGGTTTAAGATATGATTTTCCGAAACAGGAAAATCTCAAATACTTTATTGTTAAAGATGAGCTAACAGAATTTTCTCTTTCAGGAAATCATAAAGCATTCTGGATTCCCGGAGATTATGATTCTCAGGAATATACTTACACAACTTCTAAATTATCAGAAGTGAATTCATCTAAAGGACTAAGCTTCGATGATATAATTGTGAAATCGATTCCCGGTAATAATTTTGTTCAAACTCCATTGATGTTAAAAAGTGATGATGGATTGTACATAAATATTCACGAAGCAGCATTGCTCGATTATCCTGTAATGTATCTTGAAGTTGATAAACAAAATTTCGTTCTGAGAACTCACCTCTGTCCTGATGTGTTTGGAAATAAAGCATATCTTCAAACTCCATTTAATACTCCGTGGCGGACAATAATTGTTTCGGAGAAAGCTGAGAAAATTCTTGAATCAAATCTTATTCTAAATCTGAATGAACCTTCTAAGATTGAAGATGTGAGCTGGATAAAACCACAGAAGTATATCGGGATTTGGTGGGGAATGCATGTTGGTCTGTATAGTTGGAATTATGCAGACCTGGATAACACCAGAATTGAAACGACCGATTGGCAAAATCTAAAACCAAATGGAAAACACGGCGCAACAACCGAAAGAACAAAAAGATACATCGACTTTGCAGCAAAATATGGTTTTGATGCTGTATTGATTGAAGGTTGGAATGTCGGTTGGGAAGATTGGTTTGGTCACTGGAAAGAAGATGTTTTTGATTTCATTACTCCATATCCTGATTTTGATGTTGAGGAAGTAAGTAACTACTCAAAAGCAAAATCAGTAAATCTTATAATGCATCATGAAACATCTGCTTCAGTTACCAATTATGAGCGAAGATTGGATGAAGCTTTTAGATTTTTGAAAAATTATAACTATAATTCCATTAAGACAGGATATGTTGGCAGAATTATTCCCAGAGGGGAACATCACGACGGACAATGGATGGTAAATCATTTTACACGCGTTCTTGAAAAAGCTGCCAAAGAAAAAATTTGTATTGATTCTCACGAATCAGTAAGACCAACCGGTTTGCACAGAACTTATCCAAACTGGCTTTCTGCAGAAGCTTCCCGAGGCAATGAGTTCAATGCATGGAGTGAAGGAAACCCACCTGAACACGAAACCATTTTACCATTCACACGACTCATTGGCGGACCAATGGATTACACACCGGGAATTTTTCAGCTAAGAATGGATTACTATAGTCCTGAAAATAAATTTCAGGTACACACAACATTGGCAAAACAACTTGCTCTTTTTGTGATAATGTATAGTCCGGTTCAAATGGCTGCAGACTTACCAGAGAATTATGAAAGATTTCCTGATGCATTTCAGTTTATTGTGGATGTGCCTGTTAACTGGCAAAAGAAAAAAGTATTAAGCGCAGAACCTGGTGATTTTATAGTGATTGCAAGAAAAGACAGAAATTCCGATAACTGGTTTCTTGGTGCTGTTACAGATGAAAATGAAAGAGAATTTAATTTGTCTCTCGGATTTTTGGACGAAGGAAATTATGAAGCTACTTTGTATTGTGATTCAAACGATGCAAACTGGAAAACAAATCCAATGTCTTACAAAATTGAAAAGAGATTTGTAACCAACTCTGATAAAATTAAAATCCGTTTAGCCGAAGGCGGAGGTTGTGCAATATCATTTATAAAAAAATAATTTAGTTGATTCTGTTAACTGAAGTCTTTATTTGATTGGCAGTATTCAAATTTTTATTAATTACCAAACAAAAAGCCGCAGTGTTTTATTTGAGGCAATTGGCTCCGCGAGCAGTCCGTTAGCTAACGGATCGAACCTGCAACCATTAGAACTTATTTACCATACTTTTCTTTAATTAACTTCCAAATAAATTCCCGTCCCTTTTGCGATTTTAATTGTTTTTCCCGTTTCATAGCTTCTGCTCGTGTTGGGT contains:
- a CDS encoding glycoside hydrolase family 97 protein, translated to MKKLLLIALILFLKSNFSQNYSSPDSNFQLSFSTNEKGEFYYQLKYKDKFVVKNSRLGFVMNDNGDFFSSFEIENVKENYFNEKWSTVWGEVDSILNQYNEVKVTLKQVSSNRFLIITFRIFNDGLGLRYDFPKQENLKYFIVKDELTEFSLSGNHKAFWIPGDYDSQEYTYTTSKLSEVNSSKGLSFDDIIVKSIPGNNFVQTPLMLKSDDGLYINIHEAALLDYPVMYLEVDKQNFVLRTHLCPDVFGNKAYLQTPFNTPWRTIIVSEKAEKILESNLILNLNEPSKIEDVSWIKPQKYIGIWWGMHVGLYSWNYADLDNTRIETTDWQNLKPNGKHGATTERTKRYIDFAAKYGFDAVLIEGWNVGWEDWFGHWKEDVFDFITPYPDFDVEEVSNYSKAKSVNLIMHHETSASVTNYERRLDEAFRFLKNYNYNSIKTGYVGRIIPRGEHHDGQWMVNHFTRVLEKAAKEKICIDSHESVRPTGLHRTYPNWLSAEASRGNEFNAWSEGNPPEHETILPFTRLIGGPMDYTPGIFQLRMDYYSPENKFQVHTTLAKQLALFVIMYSPVQMAADLPENYERFPDAFQFIVDVPVNWQKKKVLSAEPGDFIVIARKDRNSDNWFLGAVTDENEREFNLSLGFLDEGNYEATLYCDSNDANWKTNPMSYKIEKRFVTNSDKIKIRLAEGGGCAISFIKK
- a CDS encoding glycoside hydrolase family 9 protein; translation: MKRLTIKVLVPTILICIKINAQIFINQTGYKNDLQKIFYTNISATNFEVVESETGNTFYNGNLQLISSNDPATGMAIRKGDFTSLNRNGNYFIRLNSSDTSYHFTIGENVIEDLYLKSLKSFYFQRCGTQLLYTHAGQYQRNICHTGDAFFHSSTGQSGFKYSRGGWHDAGDYGKYIVNAGISAATLLMAYEYFPSYFSYDNLNIPESGNGIPDILDEVKYEVQWFLTMQDTSGAVFFKLTKEQFEPFVMPSQDSGMRYIYEKSSAATADFIAVLARFYRVYKNYDSTFANTCLTSAINAWNWLSNQLTIVPAGGFHNPPGTYTGEYGDNNDSDERLWAAAELFEATGDQSFKEYYEFNYNASGLFNSTMNWQNVKSLAHITYLYSNRQNSDPIIKTQLAASLDSYCNSLLTKVNANGFGVTLNPGDYYWGSNSQVLNNGVLLLLSYSKNNNINFLNAALEQLNYVTGSNAHNLSFITGTGKKSPLHPHHRPSEADGISEPIPGLIVGGPNQYLNDPVLQQHFNQNTPPALCYIDDVGSYASNEIAINWNAPLVFVSGYFSNLLINSVEGEKQFSPQGFYLEQNFPNPFNSATRINWYSQQNGWQKIKLYDSLGRELQTIAEGFYNAGFHSLLFSMDSSIPSGVYYYQLRTDNSVLSKKMIYLK